The Arachis hypogaea cultivar Tifrunner chromosome 14, arahy.Tifrunner.gnm2.J5K5, whole genome shotgun sequence genome has a segment encoding these proteins:
- the LOC112740399 gene encoding uncharacterized protein, translating into MLRFNNPKQAIGNEAGLLSGVLDMLGSDYGKFSISRESLHKITTKDKVYNECVKQIFHFDEDGDGTIKKNILKSMGRSWKETRLRLYNDFYKPIFTIEQNIEHRPLKIDREHWRSFLDYRAKDETKEKCRKNAINRSKLYTHTGCSKSFARRIKEESE; encoded by the exons ATGCTTAGGTTCAACAACCCAAAGCAAGCAATCGGAAACGAAGCTGGACTGTTGAGTGGCGTGCTTGATATGCTAGGATCTGACTATGGAAAATTTTCTATTAGTAGGGAAAGTTTGCATAAGATTACCACTAAAGACAAGGTTTATAACGAATGTGTCAAG CAAATTTTCCACTTTGATGAAGACGGTGACGGAactatcaagaaaaatattttgaaaagtatgGGGAGGTCTTGGAAGGAAACAAGGCTGAGGTTGTATAATGATTTTTACAAGCCAATATTCACGATTGAACAAAATATTGAGCATCGTCCACTGAAAATTGATCGAGAGCATTGGAGATCGTTCCTTGACTATCGCGCCAAAGATGAGACGAAG GAGAAGTGCAGGAAAAATGCGATTAATCGATCAAAACTATATACCCACACTGGTTGTTCAAAAAGCTTCGCACGGCGGATAAAAGAAGAG TCGGAATAA